The Candidatus Hydrogenedentota bacterium nucleotide sequence TTGGCAATCGAGGTGTTCAGGTCAGGCTGGAAGCCCAACCCACGTTGATACACCTGCCACTTTCGAATGAATGCCGTTAAGGCGGTCGCCCTGGGTGACACTCGTGGTCTGATTTATTGCCTACTCTTTCCCCGCGGTCAGTCGCGCGGCAAACTCCGAGGCGCCCCTCACGAAAACCTCGCCCAGCGTGTCGCCGTAGAACGAGGCGGTAACTTCATAGCCACTCAGGGCGTACTCCTCCTTCGTGAGGATATAGCCGATGTGGGCATTCGTCGTGCTCGCGATCACCGGATGGCCCGCGCCGCCGTCGCGCAGGGCCTGCTTGATGGCGAAGCCGATGGCCGTGATGGGTTCGCCGGGCACGGTAATCATGTGAAAGTCGTTGACCCGGAGTCCGTAGATGGGCGCTTCACTCGGGAAGAGCACTTCCAGCGCCATGCCGAGCTGGGCCTCATCCACGCCGTATTCCTGCCCGGCTATCTTCATGAAATCGGGCGAAGCCTGCTTCGGCGGCAGGGCGACGCGCTGGGACAGCATGGCGAAGTCCTCTACGGGACCGGTTTGAATGGCTTCGGTCAGCTTGCCGGCGGCGATTCCCACTCGGCGGCCGTATTGCTCCGCCATCTCGTAGCGACTGCCGCCCGTGTAGCCGGTGGGGGCCACATCGCCCTCGGAACCATTCGTGTAGACGCAGGTCACATCGCCGCCGATGAGATCCTCCAGCGTGCGCTGCATGGCCCCCGCCCAGTCGCCGGAGATCTCCATTTCCTTTTCCGTCATGATCGTCCCATGTGCCGTATAGTTTACTACCACGGCGAGAGGTGTACCGTTCGCGCGGTCCAGGCGCAGGAGGGTCATGTCTTCATCGGTGGGCGCGCCCTCGTGTCGGCGGTTCCGATTCATACCGCGCAGCGGGGCCACGCCCGTGCCCGCGGTGACCGGCTCCAGACGCGACGCGGCTTCTTTCAACGCGGCGGCCACGCGGTCCGAGACAAAGTCGAGCATGGCCTCGCTGAAGATGCCAATGTGGGGATTGCCCAGCACATTGTTTCGATCCATCGCCATGCCCTCCAGCCCGCCGTGATCATGACTTGCGCTCAGGAGCACGTTGTCGGTGGTGAGCCCGGGGACGCCCGCCTTGTTGACGGTATCCTCCAGGAGCGACCAGGGTGTGGTGCAGATATCCAGGCCCACGAGCGCGGCGAGGGTGTCGCCCGATTTCATCACGAGTACCTTGGCGTAGATCGTGTCGTGAATTCCCGTGGCGGGCTGGCCGTTGCGTTCGCCGTAACCACCCAGTTGCGTGGGGATGCCCACTTCCAGCGGGGTGATACTGGCGCGGGCCGTGCCCGCCAGAAATTCGGCATGGGCCCAGGAGCTCAGCAACAGC carries:
- a CDS encoding neutral/alkaline non-lysosomal ceramidase N-terminal domain-containing protein; translation: MNGRDVLALFCALLLSSWAHAEFLAGTARASITPLEVGIPTQLGGYGERNGQPATGIHDTIYAKVLVMKSGDTLAALVGLDICTTPWSLLEDTVNKAGVPGLTTDNVLLSASHDHGGLEGMAMDRNNVLGNPHIGIFSEAMLDFVSDRVAAALKEAASRLEPVTAGTGVAPLRGMNRNRRHEGAPTDEDMTLLRLDRANGTPLAVVVNYTAHGTIMTEKEMEISGDWAGAMQRTLEDLIGGDVTCVYTNGSEGDVAPTGYTGGSRYEMAEQYGRRVGIAAGKLTEAIQTGPVEDFAMLSQRVALPPKQASPDFMKIAGQEYGVDEAQLGMALEVLFPSEAPIYGLRVNDFHMITVPGEPITAIGFAIKQALRDGGAGHPVIASTTNAHIGYILTKEEYALSGYEVTASFYGDTLGEVFVRGASEFAARLTAGKE